The following coding sequences are from one Nicotiana tabacum cultivar K326 chromosome 1, ASM71507v2, whole genome shotgun sequence window:
- the LOC142163423 gene encoding uncharacterized protein LOC142163423, whose product MGDYNAIQSWEDRCNGDPVMEAEIRDFTDFLDNTRMTELKYVGREFTWTNSHVHSKIDRALEQQNNPKPFKFFNNLAEHKEFEGIVKTTWEMNMQGSAMKRVWLKFKRLKNGLKNELKQLHKKEYSTIHEKITLIRGELQRIQVQMRDPNHSEALKNDEKDLKEKLEKRSAIEESLLKQKSRIQWLMLGDSNSTFFHASIKNKNAQKKITKLVTQVGTVAEEIPAIEPDMLKKGSILTRTQQAKLIEPMTREKIVQTLQRTDDSKAPGCDGYNSLFIKKTWANIWDEVVEAV is encoded by the exons ATGGGAGATTATAATGCTATACAAAGTTGGGAAGATAGGTGCAATGGGGATCCTGTTATGGAAGCAGAGATAAGGGATTTCACGGATTTCTTAGACAACACAAGAATGACAGAACTCAAATATGTTGGGAGGGAGTTTACATGGACAAATAGTCATGTCCATAGCAAAATAGACAGAGCACTA GAACAACAGAATAATCCAAAGCCTTTCAAATTTTTCAACAACCTAGCTGAGCACAAGGAGTTTGAAGGCATAGTCAAAACAACATGGGAGATGAACATGCAAGGATCAGCAATGAAAAGAGTCTGGTTGAAGTTTAAAAGATTGAAGAATGGACTGAAGAATGAACTGAAGCAGCTACATAAAAAGGAGTATAGCACAATTCATGAGAAAATTACACTCATAAGGGGGGAGCTACAAAGAATTCAGGTGCAAATGAGAGACCCAAACCATTCAGAGGCTTTGAAGAATGACGAGAAGGATCTAAAAGAGAAGCTAGAAAAACGGAGTGCAATTGAGGAGAGTTTACTGAAACAGAAGTCCAGGATCCAATGGCTGATGCTAGGGGATTCAAATTCAACTTTCTTTCATGCTAGTATAAAGAACAAGAATGCtcaaaagaaaattacaaagctAGTCACCCAAGTAG GAACAGTTGCAGAGGAGATTCCAGCTATTGAACCAGATATGTTGAAGAAAGGAAGCATACTGACAAGAACACAACAAGCAAAATTGATAGAACCTATGACAAGGGAGAAGATTGTCCAAACACTCCAAAGAACAGATGATTCCAAAGCCCCAGGGTGTGATGGGTATAATTCACTATTCATTAAAAAGACATGGGCAAATATATGGGATGAAGTAGTGGAGGCAGTTTAG